From Candidatus Angelobacter sp., a single genomic window includes:
- the rpoC gene encoding DNA-directed RNA polymerase subunit beta', translated as MISTKESARELLGLETVNLVDYVGICVASPEAIRSWSKGEVKNPETINYRTFKPEKGGLFCERIFGPVKDWECSCGKYKRIKHRGVVCDRCGVEVTLSRVRRERMGHIELAVPVSHIWFFKCMPSRIGLMLDMTARNLERVIYYEDYLVIDPGNTPLKQHQLLSEMEYREARQTYGADAFVAKMGAEAVREALSRVDLHKQIEQLQVAMTETKSKQIRKKIAKRIKLFQGFVGSKSRPEWMILIVLQVIPPDLRPLVPLEGGRFATSDLNDLYRRVINRNNRLKNLLQLKTPEVIIRNEKRMLQEAVDALFDNGRHGRAVTGAGNRPLKSLSDMLKGKSGRFRQNLLGKRVDYSGRSVIVIGPELKLSQCGLPKKMALVLFEPFIIRRLKELGYVHTVRSAKKMIERQSPEVWDILEEVTKGHAVLLNRAPTLHRLSVQAFEPVLIEGEAIRIHPLVCTAYNADFDGDQMAVHVPLSVEAQLEARLLMMAPLNIFSPSSGKPIMTPTQDITLGCYYLTAEPRAARDSKHRLMLFASKDEVVFAHADGAVRTHDRILLANPDLGRKSVYGDAVKKVIETTVGRVIFSEIWPEELGFPNKVVGKGQLGDLIWNCYKFCGHEKTVLTLDRLKELGFYEATRAGVSIGIDDMIIPKEKTQEIEAAQKQISDVEKQYRKGVITPGERYNKIIDIWTHCTDQIANVMLKTLDNNQGKREYNPVWLMVDSGARGNKAQVRQLAGVRGLMAKPSGDIIEKPILSNFREGLTVLEYFISTHGARKGLADTALKTADSGYMTRKLVDVAQDVIIRENDCGTSNGIWVQPIYEGEDEVVKLSERLVGRFACDEIADPRDSKRKLIKANEEIDEVKAKEIEKAGIEKVRIRSVLTCESKHGVCIACYGRNLATGGLVKLGEAVGIIAAQSIGEPGTQLTMRTFHIGGTASQVFKQPQIKAKYDGAIRYNDLRLVELEDGNNIVLNKNGSISVLAEDGRELETHNVVIGSVIAAVDGGKVKKGETFVQWDPYNVPILSEKAGRIKFHDIIEGVTMKQEMDETTGQEAMVIIEHKEDLHPQIIISDEKGEVTANYPIPSGAHIVVNEGDKIVAGTLLAKTPRKTSKTKDITGGLPRVAELFEARRPKDAAEISKIDGIVDFGASVRGKRCILIKDPQTAVEEEHLIPIGKHVIVFKGDYVKKGQQLTEGPVVPHEILDVCGPQELQEHLVNEVQEVYRLQGVTINDKHIEIIVRQMLRKVRITEPGDTTFLWGEQVDKIAFENENERVEKMGGKPAEAQPVLLGITKASLETESFLSAASFQDTTRVLTEAASMGKVDYLRGFKENVIMGHIIPAGTGFDLHRKVALKPLVEPLPAEEPAPLVTEPLAG; from the coding sequence ATGATTAGCACCAAAGAATCCGCGCGCGAGTTGCTGGGACTGGAAACGGTCAATCTGGTGGATTACGTCGGCATCTGCGTCGCTTCCCCCGAAGCGATCCGCTCCTGGTCGAAGGGGGAGGTCAAGAATCCGGAGACGATCAATTACCGTACGTTCAAGCCGGAAAAGGGAGGGTTGTTTTGTGAGCGTATTTTCGGCCCCGTGAAGGACTGGGAATGTTCCTGTGGCAAATACAAACGCATCAAGCACCGCGGCGTGGTCTGTGACCGGTGCGGTGTCGAGGTCACACTCTCGCGCGTCCGCCGGGAGCGCATGGGTCACATCGAACTGGCCGTGCCGGTGTCGCACATCTGGTTTTTCAAATGCATGCCATCGCGCATCGGTTTGATGCTCGACATGACGGCGCGAAATCTGGAACGCGTCATTTATTACGAGGATTACCTCGTCATTGATCCAGGCAACACGCCGCTGAAGCAGCACCAGTTGCTCAGCGAAATGGAGTACCGCGAGGCCCGCCAGACCTACGGGGCGGACGCGTTCGTGGCCAAGATGGGGGCCGAGGCGGTGCGCGAAGCGCTGTCGCGAGTGGACCTGCACAAGCAGATCGAGCAACTGCAGGTGGCGATGACCGAGACCAAGAGCAAACAGATCCGCAAGAAAATAGCCAAGCGAATCAAACTCTTTCAGGGCTTCGTTGGTTCCAAGAGCCGGCCGGAATGGATGATCTTGATCGTGTTACAGGTGATTCCGCCCGATCTTCGTCCCCTGGTGCCGCTGGAAGGCGGCCGGTTTGCGACGTCGGACCTGAACGATCTGTATCGTCGGGTCATCAACCGCAACAATCGGTTGAAGAACCTGCTTCAGCTCAAGACACCGGAAGTCATCATCCGCAACGAAAAGCGCATGTTGCAAGAGGCGGTGGACGCGTTGTTTGATAACGGACGCCATGGTCGCGCCGTCACCGGCGCGGGCAATCGGCCTTTGAAATCGCTCAGCGACATGCTCAAGGGCAAAAGCGGGCGCTTCCGCCAGAATCTGCTGGGGAAACGCGTGGATTACTCGGGGCGTTCGGTCATTGTGATAGGGCCGGAATTGAAACTCAGCCAATGCGGTTTGCCAAAAAAGATGGCCCTTGTCCTGTTTGAGCCCTTCATCATCCGCCGGCTCAAGGAACTGGGTTATGTCCATACCGTGCGTTCGGCAAAAAAAATGATTGAGCGCCAGTCGCCCGAAGTGTGGGACATTCTCGAAGAAGTCACGAAAGGCCACGCGGTGTTGCTCAATCGTGCGCCCACGCTGCACCGTCTGTCGGTGCAGGCGTTCGAGCCGGTGCTCATCGAGGGCGAAGCGATCCGCATCCATCCGCTGGTCTGCACGGCGTACAATGCCGACTTCGACGGCGATCAGATGGCGGTGCACGTCCCGTTGTCTGTCGAAGCGCAGCTGGAGGCACGGTTGTTGATGATGGCGCCTTTGAATATTTTCAGCCCGTCGAGCGGCAAGCCAATCATGACGCCGACGCAGGACATCACGCTCGGGTGCTATTATCTGACGGCGGAACCGCGGGCGGCGCGGGATTCCAAACACCGGCTCATGCTGTTCGCGTCGAAGGACGAGGTCGTTTTCGCGCACGCGGACGGCGCGGTCAGAACTCACGATCGGATTCTGCTGGCGAATCCGGACCTCGGGCGAAAGTCGGTCTATGGCGACGCGGTGAAGAAGGTGATCGAGACGACCGTGGGCCGCGTGATCTTCAGCGAAATCTGGCCGGAGGAGCTTGGATTTCCGAACAAGGTCGTGGGCAAGGGCCAGTTGGGCGACCTGATCTGGAACTGTTACAAGTTCTGCGGCCACGAAAAGACCGTGCTGACGCTCGACAGGCTGAAAGAGCTGGGCTTTTACGAGGCGACGCGCGCGGGTGTTTCCATCGGCATCGACGACATGATCATTCCGAAGGAGAAAACACAGGAAATCGAAGCGGCGCAAAAGCAGATTTCCGATGTGGAAAAACAATACCGCAAGGGCGTGATCACACCTGGTGAGCGCTACAACAAGATCATCGACATCTGGACGCACTGCACCGACCAGATCGCGAACGTCATGTTGAAGACGCTCGACAATAATCAGGGCAAGCGGGAGTACAACCCGGTCTGGCTGATGGTGGACTCGGGTGCGCGCGGCAACAAAGCGCAGGTGCGCCAGCTGGCCGGCGTGCGCGGTTTGATGGCCAAACCCTCCGGCGACATCATTGAGAAGCCGATTCTCTCAAACTTTCGCGAGGGTCTGACCGTGCTCGAATACTTCATTTCGACGCACGGCGCGCGCAAGGGTCTGGCCGATACGGCGCTCAAGACCGCCGATTCCGGTTACATGACACGCAAGCTCGTGGACGTGGCGCAGGACGTCATCATCCGCGAGAATGACTGCGGCACTTCCAACGGCATCTGGGTGCAGCCGATTTACGAAGGCGAGGACGAAGTGGTCAAATTGAGCGAACGTCTGGTTGGCCGCTTCGCCTGCGATGAGATCGCGGATCCGCGCGATTCGAAGAGGAAGCTGATCAAAGCCAACGAAGAGATCGACGAGGTCAAGGCAAAGGAAATCGAAAAGGCGGGGATCGAAAAAGTGCGCATCCGCTCGGTGCTCACCTGCGAAAGCAAGCACGGTGTTTGCATCGCCTGCTATGGCCGCAATCTGGCGACGGGCGGCCTGGTCAAACTCGGCGAAGCGGTCGGCATCATTGCGGCCCAGTCCATCGGCGAGCCGGGAACCCAACTGACCATGCGGACGTTCCATATCGGTGGAACGGCGTCGCAGGTGTTCAAACAGCCCCAGATCAAGGCCAAGTACGACGGCGCCATCCGCTACAACGATTTGCGGCTGGTCGAGCTGGAGGACGGCAACAACATCGTGTTGAACAAAAACGGCTCGATTTCCGTTCTGGCCGAGGATGGCCGCGAACTTGAAACGCACAACGTCGTGATCGGCTCTGTCATCGCGGCTGTGGATGGGGGCAAGGTCAAGAAAGGCGAGACCTTTGTCCAGTGGGATCCGTATAACGTGCCGATTCTTTCGGAGAAGGCGGGGCGGATCAAATTCCACGACATCATTGAAGGTGTGACGATGAAACAGGAAATGGACGAGACCACCGGCCAGGAAGCCATGGTCATCATCGAACACAAGGAGGACCTGCACCCGCAGATCATCATCAGCGATGAGAAGGGAGAAGTGACGGCAAACTACCCGATCCCCTCGGGCGCACACATTGTTGTGAATGAGGGTGACAAGATTGTCGCGGGCACGCTGCTGGCAAAGACGCCGCGCAAGACATCGAAGACCAAGGACATTACCGGTGGGCTGCCGCGGGTGGCCGAACTCTTCGAGGCCCGCCGGCCCAAGGACGCCGCCGAAATCTCCAAGATTGACGGAATCGTGGACTTCGGCGCCAGCGTTCGGGGCAAACGCTGCATTCTCATCAAAGATCCGCAGACGGCTGTGGAGGAAGAACACCTCATCCCCATCGGCAAGCACGTGATTGTTTTCAAGGGCGACTACGTGAAGAAAGGTCAGCAGTTGACCGAGGGTCCGGTTGTTCCGCACGAGATCCTCGACGTCTGCGGCCCGCAAGAATTGCAGGAGCATCTTGTCAACGAAGTGCAGGAGGTGTATCGACTGCAGGGCGTCACGATCAACGACAAGCACATTGAAATCATCGTGCGCCAGATGCTGCGCAAGGTGCGGATCACCGAGCCAGGCGACACGACGTTTCTATGGGGCGAGCAGGTGGACAAGATCGCGTTTGAAAACGAGAACGAGCGCGTCGAAAAAATGGGCGGCAAACCGGCCGAGGCGCAGCCGGTGCTGCTTGGCATTACAAAGGCCTCACTTGAGACGGAGAGTTTTCTGAGCGCGGCGTCGTTCCAGGACACCACGCGCGTCCTCACGGAAGCCGCGAGCATGGGCAAGGTTGATTACCTGCGGGGTTTCAAGGAGAATGTGATCATGGGCCATATTATTCCCGCAGGCACGGGATTCGACCTGCACCGAAAGGTGGCGTTGAAGCCTCTGGTGGAACCGCTGCCGGCCGAGGAACCTGCGCCGCTGGTAACCGAACCTCTGGCCGGTTGA
- the rpsL gene encoding 30S ribosomal protein S12: MPTINQLVRRGRNKLKYKSKSPALELAPFRRGVCLQVMTRTPKKPNSAMRKVAKVRLTNGYEVIAYIPDEGHNLQEHSIVLVRGGRVKDLPGVRYHIVRGTLDAAGVEKRRVSRSKYGVKRPKVGKPAAAAAPAAAAN, translated from the coding sequence ATGCCGACAATCAATCAACTCGTCCGCAGAGGGCGAAACAAATTAAAGTACAAGTCCAAGTCACCAGCCTTGGAACTGGCGCCTTTTCGTCGCGGGGTTTGTCTGCAGGTGATGACGCGCACCCCCAAAAAACCGAATTCGGCCATGCGCAAGGTCGCCAAAGTTCGGCTAACGAATGGCTACGAAGTCATCGCTTACATACCCGACGAAGGGCATAATTTACAGGAGCACTCGATTGTGCTGGTCCGCGGCGGTCGGGTGAAGGATCTGCCGGGTGTGCGCTACCATATCGTGCGCGGGACGCTCGACGCGGCGGGAGTGGAAAAGCGGCGGGTCAGCCGTTCAAAATACGGGGTAAAACGTCCGAAGGTAGGCAAGCCCGCGGCGGCCGCGGCGCCCGCGGCCGCGGCGAATTGA
- the rpsG gene encoding 30S ribosomal protein S7, producing MSRRRQATKRPLVEDSKFHSTLVSRLVSTVMMCGKKSLAQRIVYGAFDQIAEKNPNGNPLEILQRAVDNVKPRLEVKARRVGGATYQVPLEVPGDRQLSLAMRWLVDLADARKGIPMREALAAEILDAYQGQGNAIRKRDEVHKMAQANKAFAHFRW from the coding sequence ATGTCCCGACGACGTCAAGCAACCAAACGACCGCTGGTGGAGGACTCCAAATTCCACAGCACACTGGTCTCGCGTCTCGTCAGCACGGTCATGATGTGCGGCAAGAAAAGTCTCGCACAACGCATCGTTTACGGCGCGTTCGACCAGATCGCTGAAAAGAATCCGAACGGCAATCCGCTGGAGATTTTGCAGAGAGCAGTCGACAACGTGAAACCGAGACTGGAAGTGAAGGCGCGCCGCGTCGGGGGCGCAACTTATCAGGTCCCACTGGAAGTGCCGGGCGACCGGCAGTTATCGCTGGCGATGAGGTGGCTCGTCGATCTGGCGGATGCGCGCAAGGGCATCCCGATGAGGGAGGCTTTGGCCGCGGAGATACTGGACGCGTATCAGGGACAGGGCAACGCCATCCGCAAGCGTGATGAAGTGCACAAGATGGCGCAGGCGAACAAGGCATTCGCACATTTTCGCTGGTAG
- the rpoB gene encoding DNA-directed RNA polymerase subunit beta, producing MPSRAAERINFGKIKEVIAPPNLIEIQVDSYHEFLQAGVAASRRKNLGLQAVFTEVFPIESYDGKIKLDYHSYEIGEPKLDWLECLREGITYGAPLHVTFHLKDEKGTKEETVFMGELPLMTPQGTFVINGAERVIVSQLHRSPGLAFEKTIHPNGKELFSFRIIPDRGSWYEAQFDTSDLLYVYLDRKKRRRKFLTTTFFRALGYSSDADVLKLFYDIEELTVKAAENLDDIQNKVLIEDAVDQEKGIAVARAFEPLSKAVVKQIAELGVNKIRVVDTTVDDGIIIKCLKKDPAKNEEEALKDIYRRLRPGDPPTAANARALIKRLFFDPKRYDLGRVGRYKINQKLGLKDSDSRILTKEDLVAATKYLLRLKKGDGSLDDIDHLGSRRIRTVGELLANQCRVGLARTERLVKERMTLFDQGVEAMTPQKLINPKALSAVVRDFFGRSQLSQFMDQINPLAELTHKRRLSALGPGGLSRDRAGFEVRDVHPSHYGRICPVETPEGPNIGLIASLATFARVNDFGFIETPYRKVEKGRVTGHIDYLTADREEAFIVAQANAPIDERGNFTTDRVTCRCKSDFIDVEPARVDYMDVSPKQLVSVAAGLIPFLEHDDANRALMGSNMQRQAVPLIVTEAPLVATGLEDRVARDSRAVIVAEEGGKVASVTGSQIIITKDGKLPEGKKKIRHAPEEDTYVYSIRKFMRSNAATCINQKILVERNDTVKKGQVIADGPCTAGGELALGRNVLCAFMPWNGYNFEDAILISERIVKDDVFTSIHIDEFEVSARDTKLGPEEITRDIPNLGEEALKNLGLDGVIRIGAEVKPGDILVGKITPKSETELAPEERLLRAIFGEKAADVKDTSLKVPSGTYGIVMDVKVSAKKESEKSSSRVSAGEAKKHAKQIEEEYKSKTEELREQLTEALSNILLGEKIPLDVVNSETGEIIIPANRKITKTLLRKLAQVYDRIEIDPSPIRNKINEIIGSFKKKFDDLQMQHDEEMERVEAGDEVDTGIIKSVKVYIASKRKLSVGDKMAGRHGNKGVVAKIVSEEDMPFLANGTPVDIVLNPLGVPSRMNVGQVLETHLGWAAKLLGLRFATPVFDGIKEKEIRNYLKEAKLPDNGKTHLYDGRTGEPFDQEIVVGFIYMMKLGHLVADKIHARAVGPYSLVTQQPLGGKAQYGGQRFGEMEVWAMEAYGAAYTLQELLTVKSDDVQGRTRIYESIVKGDNALEAGVPESFNVLVKEMQSLGLDVKVGYSNPVEQPAQIPTLAALG from the coding sequence ATGCCATCGCGAGCAGCAGAACGTATTAACTTCGGCAAGATCAAAGAAGTCATTGCACCGCCCAACCTGATCGAAATCCAGGTTGATTCGTACCACGAATTCCTTCAGGCGGGCGTGGCTGCTTCCAGGCGGAAGAACCTGGGACTGCAAGCCGTTTTTACCGAAGTCTTCCCGATAGAGAGCTACGATGGGAAGATCAAGCTGGACTATCACAGTTACGAGATTGGCGAGCCAAAACTCGACTGGCTTGAATGCCTGCGCGAAGGGATCACCTATGGCGCCCCCTTGCACGTGACATTCCACCTAAAGGACGAAAAGGGGACAAAGGAGGAAACGGTTTTCATGGGAGAACTGCCCCTTATGACGCCGCAGGGCACGTTTGTCATCAACGGCGCCGAGCGCGTCATCGTGAGCCAGCTGCATCGCTCGCCGGGTTTGGCGTTTGAGAAAACCATTCATCCGAATGGCAAGGAACTGTTTTCCTTCCGTATCATACCGGATCGCGGTTCCTGGTACGAGGCGCAGTTCGACACGAGTGATTTGCTCTACGTCTATCTGGACCGCAAGAAGCGCCGGAGGAAATTCTTGACCACGACTTTTTTCCGCGCGCTCGGCTACAGTTCGGATGCGGACGTGCTGAAACTCTTCTACGACATTGAGGAACTGACGGTGAAGGCCGCGGAAAACCTGGATGATATTCAGAACAAGGTCCTCATTGAGGACGCGGTCGATCAGGAGAAGGGGATCGCTGTGGCCCGTGCGTTTGAACCACTGTCAAAGGCGGTGGTCAAGCAGATCGCCGAACTGGGGGTGAACAAGATCCGCGTCGTGGACACAACCGTGGACGATGGGATCATCATCAAATGCCTCAAGAAAGATCCCGCGAAGAACGAGGAAGAAGCGTTGAAGGACATCTATCGCCGGTTGCGCCCGGGAGATCCGCCGACGGCGGCCAATGCGCGCGCCTTGATTAAGCGCCTGTTTTTCGACCCGAAACGCTACGACCTTGGCCGTGTCGGTCGCTACAAGATCAACCAAAAACTGGGTTTGAAAGACAGCGATTCACGCATTCTGACCAAGGAAGACCTTGTCGCCGCCACAAAATACCTGCTGCGTCTGAAAAAGGGCGACGGAAGTCTGGACGATATCGACCATTTGGGCAGCCGCCGCATCCGTACTGTCGGCGAACTGCTTGCCAACCAGTGCCGGGTGGGTCTGGCCCGGACCGAGCGGTTGGTCAAGGAACGCATGACGCTCTTTGATCAAGGAGTGGAAGCGATGACGCCACAGAAACTGATCAACCCGAAGGCTCTTTCGGCAGTGGTGCGGGATTTCTTCGGGCGCAGCCAGCTTTCGCAGTTCATGGACCAGATCAACCCGCTGGCAGAGTTGACGCACAAACGCCGCCTCTCGGCGCTCGGGCCGGGCGGTCTGTCGCGTGATCGCGCGGGATTCGAGGTGCGGGACGTGCATCCGTCGCACTACGGCCGCATTTGCCCGGTGGAGACCCCGGAAGGTCCAAACATCGGTCTAATCGCGTCGCTGGCCACTTTCGCTCGGGTCAACGATTTCGGTTTTATTGAGACGCCCTACCGCAAGGTCGAGAAGGGGCGTGTCACCGGGCACATCGATTACCTGACGGCGGATCGCGAGGAGGCCTTTATTGTGGCGCAGGCGAACGCGCCGATTGATGAGCGGGGCAATTTTACGACCGACCGGGTGACCTGCCGGTGTAAAAGTGACTTCATTGATGTCGAGCCGGCGCGCGTGGATTATATGGATGTCTCACCGAAGCAGCTTGTATCGGTGGCGGCCGGCCTGATCCCATTTCTCGAACACGACGACGCCAACCGGGCTTTGATGGGATCCAACATGCAGCGGCAGGCGGTCCCGCTGATCGTCACGGAGGCCCCGCTGGTCGCAACCGGTCTGGAAGATCGCGTGGCTCGCGATTCGCGCGCGGTCATTGTCGCCGAGGAAGGCGGCAAGGTGGCTTCAGTCACCGGCAGCCAGATTATCATTACCAAGGATGGCAAACTGCCCGAGGGGAAGAAGAAGATCAGACACGCTCCCGAAGAAGACACCTACGTCTATAGTATCCGGAAGTTCATGCGCTCGAATGCGGCCACTTGCATCAATCAAAAAATCCTCGTGGAACGCAACGACACGGTGAAAAAGGGTCAGGTCATCGCCGACGGGCCGTGCACGGCAGGTGGCGAACTCGCGCTCGGGCGTAATGTACTGTGCGCTTTCATGCCGTGGAACGGATACAATTTTGAAGACGCCATCCTGATCAGCGAACGAATCGTCAAGGACGATGTCTTCACATCGATCCACATTGACGAGTTTGAGGTCAGCGCCCGCGACACCAAGCTTGGGCCCGAGGAAATTACGCGTGACATACCGAATCTGGGCGAGGAAGCGTTGAAAAACCTCGGACTGGACGGTGTCATCCGCATCGGTGCCGAAGTCAAACCCGGCGACATCCTCGTCGGCAAGATCACACCCAAGAGCGAAACGGAACTGGCGCCAGAGGAACGTTTGTTGCGCGCCATTTTCGGCGAAAAAGCTGCCGACGTGAAGGATACTTCGCTAAAGGTTCCGTCCGGCACGTACGGCATCGTGATGGACGTAAAAGTCTCCGCCAAAAAGGAGTCGGAGAAGAGCAGTTCCAGGGTCTCGGCAGGTGAGGCCAAGAAGCACGCCAAGCAGATTGAAGAAGAGTACAAAAGCAAAACCGAGGAGCTGCGCGAACAGTTAACCGAGGCGTTGAGCAATATCCTGCTTGGCGAAAAGATTCCGCTCGATGTGGTCAACTCCGAGACCGGCGAAATCATCATCCCGGCGAACCGCAAGATCACCAAGACGCTGCTGCGAAAGCTTGCGCAGGTCTATGACCGCATCGAGATCGACCCTTCGCCGATTCGCAACAAAATCAACGAGATCATCGGGAGCTTCAAAAAGAAATTTGATGATTTGCAAATGCAACATGACGAGGAGATGGAGCGCGTCGAGGCCGGCGACGAGGTTGATACCGGCATCATCAAGTCGGTGAAGGTTTACATCGCCTCAAAGCGCAAGCTGTCCGTCGGCGACAAGATGGCCGGCCGCCACGGCAACAAGGGCGTCGTGGCCAAGATCGTGTCAGAAGAAGACATGCCGTTCCTCGCCAACGGAACCCCCGTGGATATTGTATTGAACCCGCTGGGTGTGCCGTCGCGTATGAACGTTGGCCAGGTCCTCGAGACACACCTGGGCTGGGCAGCCAAACTACTGGGTCTGCGTTTTGCCACGCCCGTGTTCGACGGCATCAAAGAAAAAGAGATCCGCAATTATCTCAAGGAGGCCAAACTGCCGGACAACGGCAAAACCCACCTGTACGACGGCCGCACGGGCGAGCCGTTCGATCAGGAGATTGTCGTCGGTTTCATCTACATGATGAAGCTCGGGCACCTGGTCGCAGACAAGATTCACGCCCGAGCCGTGGGCCCGTATTCGCTCGTGACCCAGCAGCCGCTGGGCGGCAAGGCGCAATACGGCGGCCAGCGTTTCGGCGAAATGGAGGTCTGGGCGATGGAAGCCTACGGTGCCGCCTACACGTTGCAGGAATTGCTGACTGTGAAATCGGACGATGTGCAGGGGCGCACCCGGATCTACGAAAGCATCGTCAAGGGCGATAACGCGCTGGAGGCTGGCGTACCCGAATCCTTCAACGTCCTCGTAAAGGAAATGCAGTCGCTGGGCCTGGATGTGAAAGTCGGCTACTCCAACCCGGTGGAACAACCGGCTCAAATCCCGACGCTGGCCGCTCTCGGCTGA